ataggtaccgctccagcgggaaggtaaccggtgttttcgtgcactgctctggttcgccagaagcggcttagtcatgctggccacatgacctggaagctgtacgccggctccctcggccaataaagtgagatgagcactgcaaccccagagtcgtctgcaactgacctaatggtcaggggtccctttacgtagTCAAGATATTTCATAGTCAaaacagtgatggtttttgctgTGAAGGTCCACGTGACCCCCTAGCTGCCAAATGGTTTCCCCTAGCTGTAGAATGCAAATGTCAGTCTGGAAAGCCAGcaattcttctctggcttggatttcagttggggaggggggcataatTTGGGAGCCTTGTAAACTCGCCTCTCTTTGAGGCAGGCTTTTATGACCCCATGAAGTTATTTTCCAACCTTGCTTAGGAGAACTTTGCTGCCGTTGCTAGGCCAGAAGTAAGATGATGGATGAGACAGAGATCCCTAGCAAGGGAtcagccaactttttcagcagggggccagtccgctgtccatcagaccttgtgggggagcaaactatattggggggggaataaacaaattccgggggaatgaacgaattccttttatttcctttcccccccaaatttttattgattttataatacaccaaacaaacaccaaaagtacaaacaataaaaacacataccCCACTACCTCACCAACATACTTATCTAAACCTACCGGTAACTATTCTTATATATATcattgtaagttgacttcctcacgtcctcgcTCCAACTGCTTTCTTGTAGTTCATCTTTAGTAACTTCCTTACCTATTTCTAATCTATATCAAAATACTATTCACCTTATCCAAattttaataaccttaacattacttcctATATTACTAAACCTGTATCTTCTACCTCTGTAGCCTAACTATTTCCACCTGACTGCTTTACATAATAATTTTtagcatatttcttcaaatatactttgAATTTagtccattctttctccaccgcatcgtccctctggtctcggagtttcccggtcagttcagcgagctccatatagtctatcatttcatctgccattcttcagtcgttggtattcttctgtcttccaattctttgccagtagaattcttgttgctgttgtggcatacataaagactattCTATCTTCTCTAGGAATCTCATGGTTTACAATACCCAgtaaaaaaagcttctgtttttttactaaatgttttttcaacacttttttcaactcattataaatcttctcccagaagtcttttactttcggcacgtccaccacatatggaaaaatgtcccttctacttgtttacatttccagcatttgttacactgtccatgatacatttttgcagtttaaccagagttaaataccatctatacatcattttcataacattttctcccAGGCTATGCACACTATGcaggccccacaaagaacccaacATATGCATTTCAAAAGGACACATTCGATACAAGAGCACCAGGCAGGCCaggcagtattgtagatgataaaaattaaaattattattattttcttacctgcactgatgatagtcagtGTTTGGATGGGGGGTCCTCGCCTGGGTTTGGTGCTGCGTTGCGGCCTGCTGGGCCTCCTGCTACCGGTACCTCTTCCACGTTTCGGGGGTGCCAGCAGCAGAGGCCAGACCGCCACCACACAGCCAGCAGGAAGAGCTCCTGCctgttctccccaccctctcccttcctccGCAGGACctaatttgctgacccctgatcaagcAGGTTAACATTCTCACAATGTTGTAGTGGTTTTAGATCAAGCATGGACAAGGCAAGTTAGGAAAGGTATTGGTCATGGACAAATACAAATAATGATAGCTTGCATCAGCCTTTCTTTGCAACTTAGTAATATGTCTATCTCTTTTTATTCTCATTGTGTAGTGACATTTCCATGGATCCTTTATGTGAAATACTCCAGCAAATGGACTGCCATTTTACATGGACATTGCTGAAGGAAGACATTGTTCCTGATGAATTAGAGGGAAGAATTGCTGACCAGATTAAGTTTTTAGCGGGCAGAGTTCAACATTATAACCTGCTGGCCTATGTGAAGTACTTGAATGGCAAGAAGGAAGAGGCTCTGGAAAATTTACAGAGGGCTGAAGAGGCTGTTAAAACAGAGTACCCAGAAGAAGTTGAAAAGGCAAGCCTTGTTACATGGGGCAACTATGCATGGGTGTATTACCGCATGGGCAAACTTACAGAAGCACAAACCTACATAAACAAGGTGGGAAGTACCTGCAAGGCAAATGGCAGTGCCTCTCCTTATAGGATGGAACTCCCACAGGTGTGCTGTGAAAAGGGGTGGGCACAGATAATGTTTGGCCAGAATTATACTGCAAAAGCCAAAGAGAGCTTTGCAAAGGCCCTGGAAAAAGAACCCGAAAACCCAGAATTCAATTCTGGCTATGCAATTTCAGTCTATCGCCTGGAGAGAGAGTATGAAAAAAGATCTGCAACAGAAGGTTCATCTCTGGAGCTCTTGAAGAAGGCAGCAAAACTGAATCCGGATGATGCCTTTGTTTTGTCATTCCTTGCATTGAAGCTGCAGGAAACTAGGAAAGTGGCAGAAGGAGAAGAGCTCATTGAAAAATCGCTAGGCAAATTCCCTGGCATCCCTTATGTGCTGAGGTACGCTGCCATCTTTTACAGGAAAAAAGGTGATGTGGAAAGATCCCTGGAGCTTTTGAAGGAGGCATTGATCTTGACACCAAACTCAGGCTTCCTACATCACCAGATGGGGCTTTGTTACAGagcacagtattttaaaatcaaTGGATCAAAAGACCCATATCAAGACACAGGACAGATGGCAGAACTGATCAGACTGTGCATCTTTCATTTCAAAGTGGCAGTGGAACGCAAAACCAAATTTCTTCATGCTTATCTGGACCTTGCAAATATGTATGCAGAAGGGAAAGAGCTCCAAAAAGCAGAGGAGACATTTCAGAAAGCATATGCAGTAGGGGAAGCTTACTTGTTCAGAAGAACAGCAGCTCCACTTCCATTATGGGCACTTTCCTGGAAAATCACAAAAATTCAGAATctgaggctgttgaactctatcTGGCTGGGCTGAGGATTGAAAATGAATCATTCGAGAGAAATAAATGCAAATGGAATTTGAAGACGTTAATAGAAAAGAGAATGAAGGAAGGTCCTGCAGATGCTAAGAGTTTGGGAATCCGTGGATTCATTCACCAGCTCGATGGGGAAAAGCAGCAAGCAATTGAGTGTTATGAACAAGCTCTGGAAACAGATCCTGAGAATGAAGAGTATGGCAGTGTTCTCTTGGAGTTGAGGCTTTCTGTACAAAGGTAAACATTTCTATATGTGGTGCTTGAGCTACTTTATTGTGTGTGTACATTCACCATCTCCTTGTTCCACAGTATTCCATTCTTATTCC
The sequence above is drawn from the Lacerta agilis isolate rLacAgi1 chromosome 5, rLacAgi1.pri, whole genome shotgun sequence genome and encodes:
- the LOC117046812 gene encoding LOW QUALITY PROTEIN: interferon-induced protein with tetratricopeptide repeats 5-like (The sequence of the model RefSeq protein was modified relative to this genomic sequence to represent the inferred CDS: deleted 2 bases in 2 codons) produces the protein MGDISMDPLCEILQQMDCHFTWTLLKEDIVPDELEGRIADQIKFLAGRVQHYNLLAYVKYLNGKKEEALENLQRAEEAVKTEYPEEVEKASLVTWGNYAWVYYRMGKLTEAQTYINKVGSTCKANGSASPYRMELPQVCCEKGWAQIMFGQNYTAKAKESFAKALEKEPENPEFNSGYAISVYRLEREYEKRSATEGSSLELLKKAAKLNPDDAFVLSFLALKLQETRKVAEGEELIEKSLGKFPGIPYVLRYAAIFYRKKGDVERSLELLKEALILTPNSGFLHHQMGLCYRAQYFKINGSKDPYQDTGQMAELIRLCIFHFKVAVERKTKFLHAYLDLANMYAEGKELQKAEETFQKAYAVGKLTCSEEQQLHFHYGHFLENHKNSESEAVELYLAGLRIENESFERNKCKWNLKTLIEKRMKEGPADAKSLGIRGFIHQLDGEKQQAIECYEQALETDPENEEYGSVLLELRLSVQSEKSLYEILQQLECHFTWEVLVEDMDRNELEGRIATKTEHLLSNVGIHNLLAYVKYLNGKKEEALENLQRAEEAVKTEYPEEVEKASLVTWGNYAWVYYRTGKLTEAQTYINKVGSTCKANGSASPYKMERPQMYYEKGWAQLMFCQNYTAKAKESFAKALEKEPENPEFNSGYAISVYRLEREYEKRSAAEGSSLELLKKAAKLNPNDALVLPLLALKLQQTNNTEEGGEYIKEALKKNPSCPYVLRHAAIFFRKNGDVERSLELLKKAFSLTPNKASLHHQIGLCYRAKYFNIKEGSRDREQMAELIRLCIFHFEQVVERKTRFVYAHLDLANMYAQGKELQKAEETFQKVFTMRKLTRSEEQQLHFNYGRFQEYHKKSESEAVEHYLAGLKIESESFPGYQCKRNVKKLIQNKIERGTTDAKTLGIRGFIHQLDEEKHQAIECYEQALEMDPDNEEYISALLELKFSVQS